A DNA window from Arachis hypogaea cultivar Tifrunner chromosome 18, arahy.Tifrunner.gnm2.J5K5, whole genome shotgun sequence contains the following coding sequences:
- the LOC112770781 gene encoding G-type lectin S-receptor-like serine/threonine-protein kinase At4g27290, which produces MENRNFAIIIAMIMFLVSNTISATDTITHLHPLTENQTLVSKNGEFELGFFSPRNSDNRYLGIWYKKIAIQTIVWVANREEPVATHISALLTINITQNSSALLVLHQNNSVLWSVSVSRKPKNPILQLLDSGNLVLREENDENEEKNYLWQSFDYPGDTLLPEMKLGKDLKTGLDRRLSAWKNESDPSPGSFTWEMDVTNWPEPMQRIGSKKQFNSGPWTGLDYSGKPTRKPSMVFNFTYFSDQNEVYFMFHLVNTSVKARMVMNQSTLKRVHTAWDQNEQQWKVYALLPRDFCDEYGSCGPNGNCDGNKVPACQCLRGFKPKSPRQWNGGKYDEGCVRDTPLDCKSDGFVKYVKMKVPDTEHSWLNQSMNLVECREKCFRNCSCMAYSNSDTRGSGSGSGCAMWFGDLNDLRVHLADAEHDLYVRVPASVLETNNGSKVKIGVAIGGTATILCVLLLVLYFIYIRRSGTMKNNAAVVDHFKEEQEEDLELPLFDLSVIASATNNFSIDNKLGEGGFGPVYKGTMENGQEIAVKRLSRSSGQGLKEFKNEIVLIAKLQHRNLVKLHGCCIHEEEKLLVYEYMPNKSLDLFIFDETQRMLLDWSKRFQIICGIARGILYLHQDSILKIIHRDLKASNVLLDSDMNPKISDFGLAKIFKGDQSAETTGRVVGTYGYMAPEYAIDGNFSVKSDVFSFGILLLEIVSGKKNKANHHDKESTYLVGYAWDLWTEERHIEVVDEYLKGDLSEALRCIHISLLCVQQNAHDRPNMSSVVMMLSSEISLPQPNPPALFLGDHSDQQHPSSLNELSITTLEAR; this is translated from the exons ATGGAGAACAGAAACTTTGCCATTATAATAGCAATGATCATGTTCTTAGTCTCCAACACCATTTCAGCAACTGATACCATAACTCACTTACATCCTCTAACTGAAAATCAAACCTTGGTTTCCAAGAACGGAGAATTCGAGCTTGGCTTCTTTTCTCCCCGCAACTCTGATAACCGCTACCTTGGCATTTGGTACAAGAAGATCGCCATTCAAACCATTGTATGGGTAGCAAACAGAGAAGAACCTGTCGCAACACACATCTCTGCATTGCTGACAATAAACATCACCCAGAATAGCAGCGCACTACTTGTCCTCCATCAGAATAACTCAGTTCTATGGTCCGTGAGCGTATCAAGAAAACCCAAGAATCCAATTTTACAGCTATTGGATTCAGGGAACCTTGTTCTGAGAGAAGAAAATGATGAGAATGAAGAGAAGAACTATCTATGGCAAAGCTTTGATTACCCTGGTGATACACTCTTGCCAGAGATGAAGCTTGGTAAGGATTTGAAGACCGGGCTCGATCGACGCTTATCGGCGTGGAAGAATGAAAGTGATCCTTCACCGGGAAGCTTCACATGGGAAATGGATGTCACCAACTGGCCAGAACCAATGCAGAGAATCGGTTCCAAGAAACAGTTCAACAGTGGTCCATGGACAGGACTTGATTATAGTGGTAAACCAACGAGGAAGCCCAGCATGGTTTTCAACTTCACATACTTCTCTGACCAGAATGAAGTGTACTTCATGTTCCACCTTGTGAATACCTCGGTCAAAGCTAGGATGGTCATGAACCAGAGCACCTTGAAGCGTGTTCATACTGCTTGGGATCAGAATGAGCAACAGTGGAAGGTGTATGCTCTTCTGCCCAGAGATTTCTGCGATGAATACGGTTCTTGCGGCCCCAATGGGAATTGTGATGGTAACAAGGTTCCAGCTTGCCAATGTTTGAGAGGATTTAAGCCCAAGTCACCCCGTCAATGGAATG GTGGGAAGTACGATGAAGGTTGTGTGCGTGACACACCACTGGATTGCAAAAGTGATGGATTTGTTAAGTATGTTAAGATGAAAGTGCCTGATACAGAACATAGTTGGTTGAACCAGAGCATGAATCTTGTTGAGTGCAGAGAGAAATGCTTCAGAAACTGTTCTTGTATGGCTTATTCAAACTCAGACACCAGAGGATCAGGGTCAGGGAGTGGTTGTGCTATGTGGTTTGGTGATCTTAATGACTTGAGGGTTCACCTAGCTGATGCAGAACACGATCTGTATGTCAGAGTTCCTGCTTCGGTGTTAG AGACGAACAACGGAAGCAAGGTCAAGATTGGTGTTGCGATTGGAGGCACTGCTACCATATTATGTGTACTTCTCTTAGTTCTTTATTTCATATACATAAGACGAAGTGGCACGATGAAAA ATAATGCAGCAGTAGTAGATCATTTCAAGGAAGAACAGGAAGAGGATTTGGAGCTTCCATTGTTTGACCTATCAGTTATAGCTAGCGCCACAAACAACTTTTCAATCGACAACAAGCTCGGAGAAGGTGGTTTTGGACCTGTATATAAG GGGACAATGGAAAATGGACAAGAAATTGCTGTTAAGAGACTTTCTAGAAGCTCTGGCCAAGGACTTAAagaatttaagaatgaaattgtCTTAATAGCCAAACTTCAGCATCGTAATCTTGTAAAGCTTCATGGGTGTTGCATTCATGAGGAAGAAAAATTGCTCGTCTATGAGTACATGCCTAATAAAAGTCTGGATTTATTTATATTTG ATGAAACGCAAAGAATGCTCTTGGATTGGTCGAAGCGCTTTCAAATAATTTGTGGAATTGCAAGGGGAATTCTTTATCTTCATCAAGATTCAATACTAAAAATCATTCATAGAGATCTCAAAGCAAGTAATGTTTTACTTGATAGTGATATGAATCCTAAAATATCAGACTTTGGTTTGGCCAAAATTTTTAAAGGAGATCAAAGTGCAGAAACTACAGGTCGAGTGGTTGGAACCTA TGGATACATGGCACCAGAATATGCAATAGACGGAAATTTTTCAGTGAAATCTGATGTCTTTAGCTTTGGCATTTTGCTGCTGGAGATAGTATCCGGAAAGAAGAACAAAGCAAACCATCATGATAAAGAAAGTACATACCTTGTTGGATAT GCTTGGGATTTATGGACAGAAGAAAGGCATATAGAAGTAGTTGATGAATACCTCAAAGGTGATCTCTCTGAAGCGTTGCGCTGCATTCATATAAGTCTCCTCTGTGTGCAGCAGAATGCACATGATAGGCCAAACATGTCATCAGTGGTTATGATGTTAAGCAGTGAAATTAGCTTGCCTCAGCCAAATCCACCAGCTCTGTTTCTTGGAGATCATTCGGATCAACAACATCCTTCATCTCTCAATGAATTAAGTATTACAACTTTAGAAGCTCGTTAG
- the LOC112769681 gene encoding uncharacterized protein: MGATPFHRFILEVWLPKHFDKSTDMRYDGTQDPQEHLTAFEARMNLEGVGDEVFGLSRAFLAQFTTRIAKAKYPINLLGVTQRSGEPTRKYLDRFNDECLEIDGLTDSVASLCLTNGLLNEDFRKHLTTKPVWTMQEIQSVAREYINDEEVSQVVAANKRKPSYNQPRQHGGGERQKEHARDGGPIAEKGILSKPRPLKDRTRENKSLYCDYHKGYGHKTQDYFDLKDALEQAIWDGKLAKFSHLIREPRRRDRDREGEDKTRAMKRRHELEDNEHGLTIVNVVTVRDAPPRSRSAHKKDAKVLAVFSSSVRNSKRVPPISFGPEDQWFDEAAENPPMVITARVGTGPIKWILVDTGADSNIMFCNMFNALGLRDADLKTHQHGVVGLGDDFIKPDGIVSLPISVGSRQGRRSVMAEFVVLRDSMAYNIILGRKTIND, encoded by the exons ATGGGCGCAACCCCGTTTCATCGTTTCATCCTCGAGGTCTGGCTACCAAAGCACTTTGACAAGtcgacggacatgaggtacgatggaacTCAAGACCCGCAGGAGCACcttacggccttcgaggccaggatgaacctggaggGAGTGGGAGACGAG GTTTTCGGACTTAGCCGCGCTTTTCTAGCCCAATTTACTACCAGAATCGCAAAGGCAAAGTACCCGATCAATTTGCTCGGAGTGACTCAAAGGTCCGGCGAGCCGACCAGAAAGTATCTAGACCGGTTTAACGACGAATGTTTGGAGATCGACGGGCTAACTGATTCGGTAGCCAGTCTGTGTTTGACAAATGGGCTCCTGAACGAGGACTTCAGGAAGCATCTTACCACGAAGCCGGTGTGGACGATGCAGGAGATCCAAAGCGTAGCCAGGGAATATATCAATGATGAAGAAGTCAGTCAAGTCGTGGCTGCCAACAAGCGGAAGCCCTCCTACAACCAACCTCGGCAGCACGGTGGTGGAGAAAGGCAGAAGGAGCACGCCAGAGATGGCGGTCCG ATAGCCGAGAAGGGAATTTTATCGAAGCCCCGACCTCTGAAGGACCGAACTAGGGAGAACAAGAGCCTCTATTGTGATTATCACAAGGGCTATGGACACAAGACACAGGATTACTTCGACCTAAAGGACGCGCTAGAACAAGCGATCTGGGACGGAAAACTGGCCAAATTCTCCCATCTCATCAGGGAGCCAAGGAGGCGAGATCGCGACCGCGAGGGAGAGGACAAGACCCGCGCGATGAAGCGACGTCACGAGCTAGAGGACAACGAGCACGGCCTTACCATAGTGAACGTGGTAACAGTAAGAGACGCGCCTCCAAGGTCGAGGTCGGCACACAAAAAAGACGCCAAAGTCCTGGCAGTTTTCTCATCTTCTGTGCGAAACTCCAAGAGGGTCCCACCTATCTCATTCGGTCCAGAGGACCAATGGTTCGATGAGGCCGCGGAAAAccctcccatggtcatcacggccagagtgggaaccggcCCCATCAAATGGATCCTCGTGGACACCGGGGCTGACTCGAATATCATGTTTTGCAACATGTTCAACGCCTTGGGCCTACGGGATGCCGATTTAAAGACTCACCAGCACGGTGTCGTAGGCTTGGGCGACGACTTCATCAAGCCAGACGGGATAGTCTCCCTACCAATATCTGTAGGATCACGACAGGGGCGAAGATCGGTAATGGCTGAGTTCGTGGTTCTGCGAGACTCCAtggcctacaacatcatcctagGGAGGAAGACTATCAATGACTGA